A window of the Yersinia rochesterensis genome harbors these coding sequences:
- a CDS encoding glycosyltransferase family 9 protein, which produces MQRILVIRIDFLGDMICTTAFLHALKQRWPAAEIHVLANKYNRAALARNPDVSAVHTYVYSKQCERNQQPGRLKSLLDRLALIWQLRRLRFDLLVIPNGGMNKNSIQFAKQLNVADSRWHTPVSEFDDRNPDHVVNRPIRHEALSGFALVPELEQIDTEAVKLHIYPDPELQAKWQTELGKKKRPRVGFFVSNKAPQRRWSWEKWQQLALKLSDQADIIILYDPQEPPSEQQLASIAARPLLTPSVDEFVAAASQLDVVISADSAPVHISSALQIPVVALFESRPEKYLRWYPLTRHILLHAGPQVEDITVDAVETAARTLLVDAPSLLEPTEAGTPAYPRESSLGA; this is translated from the coding sequence ATGCAGCGCATTTTGGTCATCCGAATTGATTTCCTTGGCGATATGATCTGCACCACTGCTTTTTTACATGCACTAAAACAGCGGTGGCCTGCAGCTGAGATTCATGTCTTAGCGAACAAATACAACCGGGCAGCACTGGCACGCAACCCTGATGTCAGTGCAGTACATACTTACGTTTACAGCAAACAATGTGAACGAAATCAGCAGCCTGGCAGACTTAAAAGCCTTCTTGATCGCTTGGCCTTGATTTGGCAATTACGGCGTTTGCGTTTTGATTTGCTGGTAATTCCTAATGGCGGCATGAATAAAAATAGTATTCAGTTCGCCAAGCAACTTAATGTGGCCGATAGCCGCTGGCATACTCCTGTCAGTGAGTTTGATGACCGCAATCCTGACCATGTTGTTAACCGGCCAATACGCCACGAAGCACTCTCCGGTTTCGCACTGGTGCCAGAATTAGAGCAAATTGATACTGAAGCAGTGAAACTGCATATCTATCCTGATCCTGAATTGCAGGCGAAATGGCAGACAGAACTCGGTAAAAAAAAGCGGCCACGGGTCGGTTTTTTTGTTTCTAACAAAGCCCCGCAACGGCGTTGGAGTTGGGAGAAGTGGCAACAGTTGGCGCTGAAACTCAGTGATCAGGCTGATATCATCATTCTTTATGACCCTCAAGAGCCACCGAGTGAGCAACAGTTGGCAAGTATCGCAGCGCGCCCTTTGTTAACCCCCTCGGTTGATGAGTTTGTGGCCGCAGCCAGCCAGTTGGATGTGGTGATTTCCGCCGACAGTGCGCCGGTACATATCAGTTCAGCACTGCAAATCCCGGTGGTGGCTTTGTTTGAATCCCGACCAGAGAAATATCTGCGTTGGTATCCGCTAACTCGCCACATATTGCTGCACGCCGGCCCGCAGGTCGAAGACATCACCGTCGATGCCGTCGAAACTGCCGCCCGCACCCTGTTGGTTGACGCGCCGTCACTGTTGGAACCTACTGAGGCCGGAACACCGGCTTATCCCCGAGAATCGTCGCTCGGTGCATAA
- the tauD gene encoding taurine dioxygenase, whose amino-acid sequence MNERLVVTPLGPYIGALVENINIARPLGGSQFEQLYHALLKHQVLFFRNQPITPLQQRELAGRFGDLHIHPVYPHAKECEEIIVLDTHDDNPPDNDNWHTDVTFIENPPLGAILAAKQLPTTGGDTLWSSGIAAYEALSAPFKQLLAGLQAEHDFTHSFLERKHRATPEDHQRWLLAKEKNPPLLHPVVRTHPVSGRQALFVNEGFTTRIIDLSDKESDALLRFLFAHTTKPEFQVRWRWQQDDVAIWDNRVTQHYANADYLPQRRIMHRATILGDKPVFRPQ is encoded by the coding sequence ATGAATGAACGTTTGGTCGTGACCCCGTTGGGGCCATATATTGGGGCGTTGGTTGAGAATATTAATATCGCCCGCCCATTGGGAGGCAGCCAGTTTGAGCAGCTTTATCATGCTTTGCTCAAGCATCAAGTGCTGTTTTTCCGCAATCAGCCGATTACCCCTCTACAGCAACGCGAGTTAGCCGGGCGCTTTGGCGATTTACATATTCACCCGGTTTACCCTCATGCTAAAGAGTGTGAAGAAATCATTGTGTTGGACACGCACGATGATAACCCACCGGATAATGACAACTGGCACACTGACGTGACGTTTATCGAAAATCCGCCATTGGGCGCGATTCTGGCGGCCAAGCAGTTGCCGACAACCGGCGGCGATACGTTATGGAGCAGTGGGATTGCGGCTTATGAAGCCCTTTCCGCGCCGTTTAAGCAGCTATTGGCGGGGTTACAGGCGGAGCATGATTTCACTCATTCTTTTCTGGAGCGCAAACACCGCGCTACGCCGGAAGATCATCAGCGCTGGTTGTTGGCAAAAGAGAAAAATCCGCCGTTGCTCCATCCGGTGGTGCGCACCCACCCGGTGAGTGGGCGTCAGGCATTATTCGTCAATGAAGGATTCACTACTCGAATTATTGATTTGAGTGATAAAGAGAGTGATGCGCTACTGCGTTTTCTGTTTGCCCACACCACAAAACCCGAGTTCCAGGTGCGCTGGCGCTGGCAGCAGGATGACGTGGCTATCTGGGATAACCGCGTCACCCAACACTATGCCAATGCGGATTATTTACCACAGCGGCGGATTATGCACCGAGCGACGATTCTCGGGGATAAGCCGGTGTTCCGGCCTCAGTAG
- the tauC gene encoding taurine ABC transporter permease TauC translates to MSLHNTIRDSTIRDSTLREANLRPVSLPTQKPTRRFPGSFLPGSFLPGNKGVWLSIATLASVVALWWAVTALGLISPLFLPAPQQVLHQLLVIASPQGFMDATLWQHLAASLGRILIALFAAVALGVPTGIAMGLSTRVRAVLDPLIEIYRPVPPLAYLPLMVIWFGIGETSKILLIYLAIFAPITLAAVAGVRSVAQVRVRAARALGASRWQVLWFVILPSALPEILTGIRIGLGVGWSTLVAAELIAATRGLGFMVQSAGEFLATDVVIAGISVIAIIAFGMELSLRAIQRRLTPWYGAQQ, encoded by the coding sequence CTCAAAAACCCACCCGCCGTTTCCCTGGCAGTTTTTTACCGGGTAGTTTTTTACCGGGTAATAAAGGGGTGTGGCTCAGTATCGCGACGTTGGCGAGTGTGGTGGCGCTGTGGTGGGCAGTCACCGCGCTTGGGCTTATCAGCCCACTGTTTTTGCCCGCGCCGCAGCAGGTTTTGCATCAATTATTAGTGATTGCCAGCCCGCAGGGGTTTATGGATGCCACGCTATGGCAGCATTTGGCGGCCAGTTTGGGGCGCATTTTAATTGCCCTGTTCGCCGCCGTGGCGCTGGGGGTGCCGACGGGGATCGCCATGGGCCTCAGCACTCGGGTGCGCGCGGTGCTGGACCCGCTGATTGAGATTTATCGCCCAGTGCCGCCGTTAGCCTATTTGCCGCTGATGGTGATTTGGTTTGGTATTGGCGAGACTTCAAAAATCCTGCTGATTTATCTGGCTATCTTCGCGCCGATCACCTTGGCCGCCGTGGCCGGGGTGCGCAGTGTAGCGCAGGTGCGAGTAAGAGCCGCCCGCGCACTAGGAGCCAGCCGCTGGCAGGTTTTATGGTTTGTTATCTTGCCCAGCGCATTACCGGAAATCCTAACCGGTATCCGCATTGGTTTGGGGGTCGGTTGGTCAACATTAGTGGCCGCCGAGTTAATCGCCGCCACCCGGGGTTTGGGCTTTATGGTGCAATCCGCCGGTGAGTTTCTTGCGACTGACGTGGTGATTGCCGGCATCAGTGTGATTGCTATTATCGCCTTTGGGATGGAATTAAGTTTGCGGGCGATTCAGCGCCGGTTAACGCCTTGGTATGGAGCACAGCAATGA